One window of Pseudacidobacterium ailaaui genomic DNA carries:
- a CDS encoding amidohydrolase — MIATHGKIWTENPSQPEAEAIAVSHHRIVAVGSSEMVSKLAGPGTKILDLQGRRVVPGFNDAHVHFFWGGQGLASVQLRDVTSEAQFRQRIADFARTRPKGEWIVDGNWDEEKWSPVRLPTHELIDDVTPNNPVWVNRSDGHMMLANALAMKLAGITKATKDLPGGVIVRDKDGNPTGIFKDAAKDLIERVIPPPTDAQIDTALLAAQKYALENGVTSVQDMGFTGAKAADMQALVVRGYQRLLEEGKLKVRVSARFPLSQYHRLADLGIMTNFGNDHLVLGSLKAFADGSLGSATAWFFQPYDDAPDTSGVPSDELRNPEQMYAEMVAADRAGLHIATHAIGDRANKTILDMYERLEKENGPADRRLRIEHAQHLRPEDIPRFAQLHVIASVQPYHCIDDGRWAERRIGPQRALTTYAFRSLLDAGTTLAFGSDWFVAPMNPLAGIYAAVTRRTLDGKHPGGWIPEQKITVPEAVHAYTVGSAYAESQDSEKGSLEAGKLADFTVLSEDIFHIDPVRIQDVKVEMTVSGGEIVYQRYEP; from the coding sequence ATGATTGCGACACACGGAAAAATCTGGACGGAAAACCCCAGTCAGCCAGAGGCCGAAGCCATTGCGGTGAGCCATCACCGGATTGTGGCGGTGGGAAGCTCCGAGATGGTCAGCAAACTGGCCGGACCCGGAACCAAAATTTTGGACCTTCAGGGACGCCGCGTGGTCCCTGGCTTTAACGATGCCCATGTTCATTTTTTCTGGGGTGGACAAGGCCTTGCCAGTGTGCAGTTGCGCGATGTCACAAGTGAAGCCCAGTTCCGTCAGAGAATTGCCGACTTTGCCCGTACCCGCCCCAAAGGCGAATGGATTGTGGACGGCAATTGGGACGAGGAAAAATGGTCGCCTGTCCGGCTGCCGACCCATGAGCTGATTGATGATGTGACACCGAACAATCCGGTATGGGTGAACCGCTCTGACGGCCATATGATGCTGGCCAATGCCCTCGCCATGAAACTGGCCGGCATCACGAAAGCAACAAAAGATCTTCCCGGCGGCGTAATTGTGCGGGACAAGGACGGCAATCCGACAGGCATTTTCAAGGATGCGGCCAAGGACCTGATTGAGAGGGTCATTCCACCGCCTACCGATGCGCAAATTGATACCGCACTCCTGGCAGCGCAGAAATACGCGCTGGAAAATGGCGTGACCAGTGTTCAGGACATGGGCTTCACCGGAGCCAAAGCGGCTGACATGCAGGCCCTGGTTGTGCGCGGTTATCAGCGCCTGCTTGAAGAAGGCAAACTCAAAGTCCGGGTTTCTGCGCGGTTTCCTCTCAGCCAGTATCACCGGTTGGCAGACCTGGGGATTATGACGAATTTCGGCAACGACCATCTGGTACTTGGCTCCTTGAAGGCCTTTGCCGATGGTTCCCTGGGATCAGCCACTGCCTGGTTCTTCCAGCCCTATGACGATGCTCCAGACACCAGCGGCGTGCCCAGTGACGAACTTCGAAATCCTGAGCAAATGTATGCAGAAATGGTCGCCGCAGACCGGGCAGGACTACACATTGCTACCCATGCGATTGGCGACCGGGCCAACAAAACCATTCTCGACATGTATGAGCGGCTGGAAAAAGAAAATGGTCCAGCTGACCGCAGGTTGAGGATTGAACATGCACAGCATCTGCGCCCAGAAGACATTCCACGCTTTGCGCAGTTACACGTGATTGCCTCAGTGCAGCCCTACCATTGCATCGACGACGGCCGCTGGGCGGAAAGGCGCATTGGCCCGCAGCGGGCCCTGACCACTTATGCATTTCGCTCGCTGCTGGATGCAGGGACCACGCTGGCTTTTGGTTCTGATTGGTTTGTCGCGCCAATGAACCCTCTGGCGGGAATCTATGCGGCAGTAACGCGGCGCACACTGGACGGAAAACATCCAGGAGGCTGGATCCCTGAACAGAAAATCACCGTGCCGGAAGCCGTACATGCTTATACGGTCGGCTCGGCTTATGCGGAAAGTCAGGACAGCGAAAAAGGGTCTCTTGAAGCCGGCAAGCTGGCGGACTTCACCGTGCTGTCAGAAGACATTTTTCACATCGACCCCGTGCGGATTCAGGACGTGAAGGTCGAAATGACCGTCTCCGGCGGTGAGATTGTGTATCAACGCTACGAACCGTAG
- a CDS encoding FMN-binding negative transcriptional regulator yields the protein MFVRPCWRPLSEQDALELIEKNPWALLVSNGAKGPLATNLPLLFDHRREDKTVLVGHLARANEHALLLQESSVPHLAIFEGPYSYVTASWYPNRDMPSTYYYTAVHCYGRIKIQDEAALDACVEWLTQVMEAPVPRGWQTHEIEREAITRRYKAIVGFEFHIDRIEAKFKLGQDEPLKDALAVAEHLEKRGREEDVALAAMIRRQNSGRKE from the coding sequence ATGTTTGTTCGGCCATGTTGGCGGCCACTTTCAGAGCAGGATGCATTGGAATTGATCGAGAAGAACCCCTGGGCGCTGCTGGTCAGCAACGGAGCGAAGGGTCCGTTGGCGACGAACCTGCCCTTGTTGTTCGATCACAGGCGCGAAGACAAAACGGTGTTAGTAGGGCACCTTGCACGGGCCAACGAACATGCGCTCCTGCTGCAAGAGAGCAGTGTTCCGCATCTTGCCATCTTCGAGGGGCCATACAGCTATGTAACAGCGAGTTGGTATCCAAACCGCGACATGCCGTCTACCTATTACTACACAGCGGTGCACTGCTACGGACGGATCAAGATACAGGATGAGGCCGCGCTGGATGCATGCGTCGAATGGCTTACACAGGTGATGGAGGCTCCAGTGCCGAGAGGATGGCAGACCCATGAGATTGAACGGGAGGCCATAACACGCCGCTATAAGGCCATCGTTGGCTTTGAATTTCACATCGATCGAATCGAAGCGAAATTCAAACTGGGCCAGGATGAGCCGTTGAAAGATGCTCTGGCAGTAGCAGAGCATCTGGAAAAACGCGGCCGGGAAGAGGATGTGGCATTGGCCGCCATGATCCGCAGGCAGAATTCCGGCCGCAAAGAGTAA
- a CDS encoding TonB-dependent receptor, giving the protein MRKRNLQLIIMLLTMCFSAHFSLQAQIESGSIHGQVIDSQGASVAGATVTAINVGTGVSIMTKTNDSGSYVFSTLHPSRYKIEVQKEGFKIEVNPDVDLHVQDKLEVNFTLSVGSSNETVTVNASSSMNLDTSAAVTTTVDRHFVENMPLNGRSFQALIALTPGNVTAKTYYTNSGQFSVNGQRTDANYFSIDGVSANVGITQGSNVYLGSAGAGAAQATSNNGGYNNLVSIDAMQEYKIQTSSFDPEYGRTPGAQLSIVTRSGTNQFHGTAFEYIRNDIFDANNWYNNNAGLPRPAEKQNDFGGVFGGPIWRDKLFFFFSYEGLRLRVPESRQDIVPSTSLRARADSVVAPLLNAYPLPSHGLPGYPNNDAPGADTAIFATTFSNPSTLDATSLRLDYAISSKLTAFIRGDYAPSNGAQYGAFDFYTRSTLSHTISNVDTTTAGLTYIPTASIVNDFRFNLSHAKGATVVNATNFGGATVPSDSYLFQSNPAYSTADSVFAVFFNDGSTDYYVGNDATNHQRQLNFVDTVSWAKGRHNMKFGVDYRRLTPKNGYRPWDISYDFDSFAALLTHVPVYAGVDTTDTTELRPIFYDLSFFAQDSWQVSPRFTMTYGVRWDYDPPPGEDSGHPFYTALNLNDPANVALAPKGTPLWHASKHNFAPRLGISYVLRNTPGREVVLRAAGGIFYGLGNQQGAQGTLGFPYSRSKYLYGADGTYPVSQANAAPVPFTLDPPYSFVFAFEPDLRDPKVYQWNVSLEQALGESRAFQIGYVGNVGSDLLRRDMLQPAMGGNPNFQYLDVVTNQGWSNYHSLQAQFRQRMWRHVQVLASYTWAHALDNGSSVALPNPYYTVYNPDLDRGNSDYDVRNTFSAAASYELPGTHTSNHFVNYLTNGWAVDSLFRSNSAQPVNITTGQYSFGLVWNNDAINQRPDVVTSEPLYIYGPACAAANGGARCPGGKRLNPAHFSTPASTFTQGNLGRNQLRGFDAVQEDLALRRTFPIRESVSLEFRAEAFNIFNHPMFGDIGTQSDGRNLLNNSLFGISAHSLADSLGSGGADGGFSSLYQIGSPRSMQFALKLKF; this is encoded by the coding sequence ATGAGAAAGCGCAATTTGCAACTTATCATCATGCTGCTGACGATGTGTTTCTCAGCACATTTTTCTCTTCAGGCCCAGATTGAAAGTGGCAGCATCCATGGTCAGGTCATAGATTCACAGGGAGCCTCCGTGGCAGGAGCTACGGTTACGGCCATCAACGTCGGCACCGGCGTTTCCATCATGACGAAGACGAACGACAGTGGCTCCTATGTTTTTTCGACTCTGCACCCGAGCCGCTATAAGATCGAGGTCCAAAAAGAGGGTTTCAAGATCGAGGTCAACCCTGATGTTGACCTGCATGTGCAGGACAAACTGGAGGTCAATTTCACGCTTTCCGTAGGATCTTCTAATGAGACCGTGACCGTGAATGCGAGCTCCAGCATGAACCTGGATACTTCCGCCGCTGTGACCACAACAGTGGACCGTCACTTTGTAGAAAACATGCCGTTAAACGGACGCAGCTTCCAGGCGCTGATTGCGCTTACTCCCGGAAACGTGACCGCGAAGACCTACTACACCAATTCCGGACAGTTCAGCGTCAACGGCCAGCGTACTGATGCCAACTACTTTTCCATTGATGGTGTGAGCGCGAACGTGGGCATTACGCAGGGAAGCAATGTTTATCTTGGTTCCGCAGGCGCGGGAGCGGCCCAGGCTACAAGTAACAATGGCGGTTACAATAACCTGGTCTCTATCGACGCCATGCAGGAGTATAAGATCCAGACTTCGTCCTTTGACCCGGAATACGGACGGACGCCAGGAGCACAGCTGTCCATCGTCACTCGCTCGGGAACCAACCAGTTCCATGGAACAGCTTTTGAATATATCCGGAACGATATCTTTGACGCTAACAACTGGTACAACAACAACGCCGGTCTACCGCGGCCTGCAGAAAAGCAGAATGATTTTGGCGGCGTATTTGGCGGCCCCATCTGGCGGGACAAGCTGTTCTTCTTCTTCTCTTACGAGGGCCTGCGGCTGCGCGTGCCGGAGTCGCGGCAAGACATTGTGCCTTCTACTTCACTGCGCGCACGGGCCGATTCCGTGGTGGCCCCACTGCTCAATGCATACCCACTGCCGAGCCACGGGCTGCCCGGGTATCCAAACAATGATGCTCCCGGCGCAGACACAGCTATCTTTGCAACGACATTTTCTAATCCCTCAACGCTGGATGCGACCAGCCTGCGGCTGGACTACGCCATCAGCTCGAAGCTGACCGCGTTCATACGCGGGGACTATGCCCCATCGAACGGAGCACAGTATGGCGCCTTCGACTTCTACACGCGGTCCACGCTGAGCCATACCATCTCCAACGTAGATACGACAACGGCCGGCCTTACTTACATACCAACGGCCAGTATTGTGAATGATTTTCGCTTCAATCTCAGCCATGCGAAAGGCGCAACGGTAGTGAATGCCACCAACTTTGGCGGTGCTACCGTTCCTTCTGATTCTTATCTGTTTCAATCCAACCCGGCCTACTCAACTGCGGACTCAGTATTTGCCGTCTTTTTCAACGACGGCAGTACCGACTATTACGTAGGCAACGACGCTACCAACCATCAGCGGCAGTTGAATTTTGTAGACACCGTGAGCTGGGCCAAAGGTCGGCACAATATGAAGTTCGGCGTGGACTACCGCCGCCTGACGCCGAAGAACGGTTATCGTCCCTGGGACATCTCCTATGACTTCGATTCGTTTGCCGCGTTACTGACGCACGTCCCGGTCTACGCCGGGGTGGATACGACAGACACGACTGAGTTGCGCCCCATCTTCTATGATCTGTCCTTCTTTGCGCAGGACTCCTGGCAGGTCTCTCCCAGGTTCACGATGACCTATGGCGTACGCTGGGACTATGATCCGCCCCCGGGCGAAGATTCGGGGCATCCCTTCTATACCGCCTTGAACCTCAATGACCCTGCCAATGTGGCCCTGGCTCCGAAAGGCACTCCGCTATGGCATGCAAGCAAGCATAACTTTGCTCCGCGCCTTGGAATTTCCTATGTGCTCCGCAACACTCCGGGCAGAGAGGTTGTGCTGCGGGCGGCAGGCGGCATCTTCTATGGCCTGGGCAACCAGCAGGGTGCACAGGGGACCCTGGGTTTCCCCTATTCCCGCAGCAAATATCTCTACGGGGCTGACGGCACATACCCCGTAAGTCAGGCCAATGCTGCTCCTGTACCTTTTACTCTTGATCCCCCTTACAGCTTCGTCTTTGCTTTTGAACCGGACCTGAGAGACCCGAAAGTCTATCAATGGAATGTTTCTCTTGAACAGGCATTGGGGGAATCACGCGCTTTCCAGATCGGCTATGTAGGCAATGTGGGTTCTGATCTGCTGCGACGCGACATGCTGCAACCTGCGATGGGAGGCAATCCCAACTTCCAGTATCTTGATGTCGTGACCAATCAGGGATGGTCAAATTATCACTCCCTGCAAGCCCAGTTCCGGCAGCGGATGTGGAGGCATGTACAGGTGCTTGCTTCCTATACCTGGGCCCACGCTCTGGACAATGGCTCCAGCGTGGCGCTGCCCAATCCCTACTACACGGTTTACAACCCGGACCTTGACCGCGGAAACTCGGACTATGACGTGCGCAACACCTTCTCCGCAGCAGCAAGCTATGAATTACCGGGGACACACACGAGCAACCATTTTGTAAATTATCTGACCAATGGATGGGCGGTGGACAGCCTCTTCCGCTCCAACTCAGCACAGCCCGTCAATATCACCACCGGGCAATATTCCTTCGGACTGGTCTGGAACAACGACGCCATCAATCAGCGTCCGGACGTTGTGACCAGTGAACCGCTTTACATTTACGGACCTGCATGTGCGGCCGCAAATGGTGGAGCACGCTGCCCAGGCGGAAAACGTCTGAATCCTGCTCATTTCTCTACTCCTGCAAGTACATTCACACAGGGCAATCTGGGGCGGAACCAGTTGCGCGGCTTCGACGCGGTACAGGAAGACCTTGCCCTTCGCAGGACTTTCCCTATCCGCGAAAGTGTCTCGCTCGAATTTCGCGCTGAGGCGTTCAATATCTTTAACCATCCGATGTTTGGCGACATTGGCACACAATCGGATGGTCGCAATCTGCTGAATAATTCCCTGTTTGGGATTTCTGCGCACAGCCTCGCTGATAGCCTTGGCTCCGGGGGAGCAGATGGGGGATTCAGCAGCCTCTATCAGATTGGGTCTCCACGCTCCATGCAATTTGCGCTCAAATTGAAGTTTTAA
- a CDS encoding prolyl oligopeptidase family serine peptidase, producing the protein MRSLFDQWKDLLLHTCFSLLWPGVLFAQQATLPAPPPTASIPVTETIHGITVRDPYQWLEDKDSPQTRAWIRAQQTYTKSLLGRRPELDDLRKEVRALTDIEQAQRVLYRNGKYFILKKIPGQEHAALYVRQGESGTEKLLIDPAKISGDSTATVELLNVSEDAQLVVYGIRRGGRDQLSIHFYDAAAGKELPDVLPEARYIYWSLPMTPDGRSVYYVKFEDQGPRLYEHHLGTEAHQDPLIFGQSIGPQMILAPSLSQDGSLLLIHVLHGASGATDIYFKDLRKGTGIAPLIKDVPATFTADAAEGKIFIQTNWNAPNGRMMETDVDHPDPAHWRTIVPETGSVIEMFRLSGHKLLLNYISNAHSELRLLDENGKGEGSIPLPGIGSVEHIDSEWNSPVVCFSYSSFETPTSFFSYSVSLKKTSTISAPPTPVGLKDVVVEQVWYPSKDGTRVPMFLAYKKGMVKDGNRAVLLYGYGGFNWAQLPTFSPETGVWLEMGGIYAVANIRGGNELGEAWHKAGELDKKQNSFDDFLAAGQWLIRQGYTNPHRLAIQGMSNGGLLVTACITQRPDLFAAAIARYPLIDMVRYERFSIARWWTTEYGSDSDPRYFRILYAYSPYHHVRQGTSYPAVLLISGDGDTRVDPSHARKMTAMLQNATSSGRPVLLLYDSTSGHSGTLSTDAEVEQTSDELAFLFWQLNFLH; encoded by the coding sequence ATGCGCAGTCTTTTTGACCAATGGAAAGACCTTCTTCTCCACACCTGCTTTTCTCTCCTGTGGCCAGGTGTGCTTTTTGCACAGCAGGCTACACTTCCTGCACCTCCGCCTACGGCATCCATTCCTGTTACCGAGACGATCCACGGCATCACTGTTCGTGATCCATATCAGTGGCTGGAAGACAAAGACAGCCCTCAGACCCGGGCGTGGATCCGGGCACAACAGACGTATACAAAATCACTGCTGGGCAGGCGCCCAGAGCTGGATGATTTGCGGAAAGAAGTCCGGGCACTTACAGACATCGAGCAAGCACAACGTGTGCTCTATCGAAACGGCAAGTACTTCATCCTGAAGAAAATCCCCGGACAGGAACATGCAGCATTGTATGTAAGGCAAGGGGAATCCGGTACGGAGAAACTTCTGATCGACCCGGCGAAAATCAGCGGCGATTCTACGGCCACGGTGGAACTGCTGAATGTGTCAGAAGATGCACAGCTGGTGGTCTATGGCATACGAAGAGGGGGACGGGACCAGCTAAGCATTCATTTTTATGACGCCGCCGCAGGGAAAGAGCTGCCAGATGTACTACCGGAAGCGCGTTACATATACTGGTCGCTGCCCATGACTCCTGATGGGCGCTCTGTCTATTACGTAAAATTTGAGGACCAGGGACCGCGCCTGTATGAACACCATCTGGGTACAGAGGCACATCAGGACCCGCTGATTTTCGGACAGAGCATCGGCCCGCAGATGATCCTTGCTCCTTCGCTTTCTCAGGACGGGAGTCTGCTCCTGATTCATGTGCTGCATGGCGCTTCCGGAGCAACAGACATTTATTTCAAAGACCTGCGCAAAGGAACCGGCATCGCACCCCTGATCAAAGATGTTCCAGCGACATTTACCGCAGATGCTGCCGAGGGAAAGATTTTTATTCAGACCAACTGGAATGCGCCAAATGGACGCATGATGGAAACGGACGTAGACCATCCGGATCCGGCACATTGGCGCACGATCGTACCGGAAACCGGCTCCGTGATTGAAATGTTCCGCCTAAGCGGCCATAAGCTTCTACTGAACTACATCAGCAATGCGCATTCGGAACTCCGCCTGTTGGATGAGAACGGCAAGGGGGAGGGGAGCATTCCGTTGCCCGGTATCGGATCGGTTGAGCATATTGACAGCGAATGGAACTCGCCCGTCGTCTGCTTTTCCTACTCTTCTTTTGAGACTCCTACCTCATTCTTCTCGTATTCTGTTTCCTTAAAGAAGACGAGCACGATCTCTGCTCCGCCAACGCCGGTCGGATTGAAAGACGTTGTTGTGGAACAGGTCTGGTATCCCTCCAAAGACGGCACGCGCGTGCCGATGTTCCTTGCCTACAAGAAAGGCATGGTGAAAGACGGCAATCGTGCAGTTCTTCTTTATGGATACGGCGGCTTCAACTGGGCCCAACTTCCGACCTTTTCGCCAGAGACAGGCGTGTGGCTCGAAATGGGCGGTATTTATGCCGTGGCCAACATTCGCGGCGGAAATGAACTGGGAGAGGCCTGGCACAAGGCCGGAGAGCTCGATAAGAAGCAAAACTCCTTTGATGACTTCCTTGCGGCGGGACAATGGCTGATTCGCCAGGGATACACAAATCCTCATCGTCTTGCCATTCAAGGAATGAGCAATGGCGGCCTGCTGGTGACTGCCTGCATTACGCAGCGTCCGGATCTGTTTGCCGCAGCCATAGCGCGCTATCCCCTGATTGACATGGTGCGCTACGAGCGGTTCTCCATCGCACGCTGGTGGACCACAGAATATGGTTCCGACAGCGACCCACGGTACTTCCGCATTCTGTATGCTTATTCTCCATACCATCATGTGCGGCAAGGAACTTCGTATCCGGCCGTCCTGCTGATTTCCGGAGACGGAGACACGCGAGTGGACCCTTCCCATGCAAGAAAAATGACGGCCATGCTGCAAAATGCCACCAGCTCAGGACGACCGGTCTTGCTTTTGTATGACTCGACTTCAGGCCACTCCGGCACTCTTTCCACTGACGCAGAGGTGGAACAGACATCGGATGAACTTGCATTTCTATTCTGGCAATTGAACTTTTTGCATTGA